A DNA window from Betaproteobacteria bacterium contains the following coding sequences:
- a CDS encoding acetyl-CoA C-acyltransferase, with translation MAKQIQEAYIVAAVRTPVGKAPRGMFRQVRPDDLLAHALKSALAKVPNLDPASIGDVIAGCAQPEAEQGLNVARVALLLAGLPNSVAGMTVNRFCSSGLQAVALAADRIRLGEAEVMIAGGTESMSMIPMGGNKISLSPRIFERDENVAIGYGMGITAEKVAAQWKVTREDQDDFAVRSHQRALSAMASGEFTGETAPYSVERRVADLSDHRIRVTAQLQEFDEGPRAGTTMEVLSKLRPAFSAQGSVTAGNSSQTSDGAGALILASEAAMKRFGLIPLARFVSYAVAGVPPEIMGIGPKVAIPKALSQAGLKLDDMAWIELNEAFAAQSLAVMQDLDLDPARVNPLGGAIALGHPLGATGAIRTATLVHGLRRRKQRYGMVAMCVGTGMGAAGIFEAL, from the coding sequence ATGGCAAAGCAGATTCAAGAAGCGTACATCGTGGCGGCGGTTCGGACGCCAGTTGGCAAAGCACCGCGTGGCATGTTCCGCCAAGTCCGGCCCGATGACTTGCTAGCACACGCTCTTAAGAGCGCGCTTGCCAAGGTTCCAAATCTTGACCCCGCCAGCATTGGAGACGTCATTGCCGGATGCGCGCAACCCGAGGCCGAACAGGGTTTGAACGTGGCGCGTGTCGCCTTGCTGTTGGCTGGGCTACCCAACTCCGTCGCGGGCATGACCGTGAATCGCTTCTGCTCCTCGGGGTTGCAAGCAGTGGCGCTAGCGGCGGACCGCATTCGTTTAGGCGAAGCGGAGGTGATGATCGCCGGGGGCACCGAAAGCATGAGCATGATCCCCATGGGCGGCAATAAGATTTCCCTGAGCCCGCGCATATTCGAACGCGACGAGAACGTGGCCATTGGCTACGGCATGGGCATTACGGCGGAGAAAGTGGCGGCGCAGTGGAAGGTAACGCGCGAAGATCAGGACGATTTTGCCGTGCGTAGCCACCAGCGAGCATTGTCCGCCATGGCTAGCGGAGAATTCACCGGCGAGACCGCGCCCTATTCCGTGGAGCGGCGGGTTGCGGATTTATCAGATCACAGAATCCGGGTCACGGCGCAATTGCAAGAATTCGATGAGGGGCCGCGCGCGGGCACGACCATGGAGGTCTTGTCCAAACTCAGACCGGCGTTCTCGGCTCAAGGATCGGTCACTGCCGGCAACAGTTCCCAGACTTCCGATGGCGCGGGTGCGCTCATACTGGCGAGCGAGGCGGCGATGAAACGTTTTGGTTTGATACCCCTCGCGCGCTTCGTGAGCTATGCAGTGGCCGGAGTGCCGCCTGAGATCATGGGCATCGGTCCCAAGGTTGCTATCCCGAAGGCGTTGTCTCAAGCCGGATTGAAATTGGACGACATGGCTTGGATCGAACTCAACGAGGCTTTCGCCGCCCAAAGCCTCGCGGTCATGCAGGACTTGGATTTGGATCCCGCCCGTGTTAACCCATTGGGAGGGGCGATCGCACTAGGACATCCGCTGGGAGCCACAGGTGCCATACGTACCGCTACCTTGGTACACGGGTTACGGCGGCGCAAGCAGCGCTACGGCATGGTGGCGATGTGCGTGGGAACGGGGATGGGCGCCGCCGGAATATTCGAAGCTCTTTGA